Proteins encoded in a region of the Terriglobales bacterium genome:
- a CDS encoding TldD/PmbA family protein, giving the protein MLTRERAGEIFERVKKHSTADEVEAIIYGGHSALTRFANNTIHQNVAEEGYVVSVRTVFGGRTARATTNKFDDESLKQVVKASEALARVQQPDPDLLPMADAAAAAGASGPRRHFEETAALTPEERARAVGTIVGVAQSNKLTAAGIFSCSESCEAILNSRGLAAWHTQTSSEISVTMLAADSSGWQKANSPDVHNLDAVALAEIAARKARESAGPQELAPGKYTVVLEPAAVLDLVGFMFFDFGGLAVLDQRSFLNNRLGTKLFGDNITVWDDVAHPLQSGAAFDGEGVRRQRLRLVYRGVIENLVYARSSAERMNKSPLAATVGEIQPTGHGFPLPNEMGEAPMNIVFEGGPEASHQTVSQMVASTGRGVLVTRLWYIREVDPYEKILTGMTRDGTFLIENGKLRHGLRNFRFNQSLIEMLSKVEAMGTPVRASGEESFDMVVPPMKVRDFNFTEVTRF; this is encoded by the coding sequence ATGCTGACCAGAGAAAGAGCGGGCGAGATCTTCGAGCGGGTCAAGAAGCACTCCACCGCCGACGAAGTGGAAGCCATCATCTATGGCGGCCACAGTGCGCTGACCCGCTTCGCCAACAACACCATCCACCAGAACGTCGCGGAAGAAGGCTACGTGGTCTCAGTGCGCACGGTGTTCGGTGGACGCACCGCGCGCGCCACCACCAACAAGTTCGACGACGAGAGCCTGAAGCAGGTGGTGAAGGCCTCCGAGGCGCTGGCGCGCGTGCAGCAGCCCGATCCCGACCTGCTGCCCATGGCGGACGCGGCCGCGGCGGCAGGCGCTTCCGGCCCCCGCCGCCACTTCGAAGAAACGGCGGCCCTCACCCCCGAAGAGCGCGCTCGCGCCGTCGGCACCATCGTGGGCGTGGCCCAGAGCAACAAGCTCACCGCCGCCGGCATCTTCTCCTGCTCGGAGAGCTGCGAGGCCATCTTGAACTCGCGCGGTCTGGCCGCCTGGCACACCCAAACCTCCTCGGAGATCTCCGTGACCATGCTGGCCGCCGACTCCTCCGGCTGGCAGAAGGCCAACTCCCCCGACGTGCACAACCTGGACGCGGTGGCGCTGGCCGAGATCGCGGCCCGCAAGGCGCGCGAATCTGCCGGGCCGCAGGAGCTGGCTCCCGGCAAGTACACGGTGGTGCTGGAGCCGGCCGCCGTCCTCGACCTGGTGGGCTTCATGTTCTTCGACTTCGGCGGGCTGGCCGTGCTCGACCAGCGCTCCTTCCTCAACAACCGCTTGGGCACCAAGCTCTTCGGTGACAACATCACCGTCTGGGACGACGTCGCCCACCCCCTGCAATCGGGTGCGGCCTTCGATGGTGAGGGGGTGCGCCGGCAGCGCCTCCGCCTGGTGTACCGCGGCGTGATCGAGAACCTGGTCTATGCCCGCTCCAGCGCCGAGAGGATGAACAAGTCGCCGCTGGCCGCTACGGTGGGCGAGATCCAGCCCACCGGCCACGGCTTCCCCCTGCCCAACGAGATGGGCGAGGCCCCCATGAACATCGTCTTCGAGGGCGGCCCCGAGGCCTCGCACCAGACGGTGAGTCAGATGGTCGCCTCCACCGGGCGCGGGGTCCTGGTCACCCGCCTGTGGTACATCCGCGAGGTCGATCCGTACGAGAAGATCCTCACCGGCATGACCCGCGACGGCACCTTCCTCATCGAGAACGGCAAGCTGCGCCACGGCCTGCGCAACTTCCGCTTCAACCAGAGCCTGATCGAGATGCTCTCCAAGGTAGAGGCCATGGGCACGCCGGTGCGGGCCAGCGGAGAAGAGTCCTTCGACATGGTGGTGCCGCCCATGAAGGTGCGCGACTTCAACTTCACCGAGGTGACCCGGTTCTGA